A portion of the Streptomyces erythrochromogenes genome contains these proteins:
- a CDS encoding ABC transporter substrate-binding protein, with product MRTKAVAPLALVLLLAPLVTACGGDAEGASGPKTVTVTVGYQSKTINTVTAGTLLRSLGYFEQELAARGSKDGVTYKVDWQDYATGAPITAQMTAGKMDIGSMGDFPLLINAARGKELKQPTRLVAVTGYNLRGGLNTVVTAPGSKLESLADLRGKKVSTSVGSAADGTLVRALQRAGIDPASGVEKLNQQPSVGASALQAGSVDALSQFVAWPGQLAYEGRAKALYDGAELNLPTFHGVTVREEFARERPGVLEDFLRAQLKATDHLRTEPVAAAESVAKETGLPAEVVYLYNGANGIATFDPALRPELIDALKQDVPVLKDAKLVAGVDVDAFVDPEPLKRASEGTQQYPAAAAARSELWLKGQTRTQSFDSPRELLKAARGGDVRAAYVPDAVTGTLWFADKAVWVAEGPELRAFVTPAGAKAYVDAHKGSGARIVDFAEAGALAS from the coding sequence ATGCGTACGAAGGCAGTCGCGCCACTCGCGCTCGTCCTGCTCCTCGCCCCGCTCGTCACGGCCTGCGGCGGCGACGCCGAAGGCGCGTCCGGCCCGAAGACGGTCACCGTGACCGTCGGCTACCAGTCCAAGACCATCAACACCGTCACCGCCGGCACCCTGCTGCGCTCCCTCGGCTACTTCGAGCAGGAACTCGCGGCGCGCGGCAGCAAGGACGGCGTCACGTACAAGGTGGACTGGCAGGACTACGCCACCGGCGCCCCGATCACCGCGCAGATGACCGCGGGGAAGATGGACATCGGTTCGATGGGCGACTTCCCGCTCCTCATCAACGCCGCCCGCGGCAAGGAGCTGAAGCAGCCCACCCGACTGGTCGCCGTGACCGGCTACAACCTGCGCGGCGGCCTCAACACCGTGGTCACCGCACCCGGTTCGAAGCTCGAGTCACTGGCCGACCTCCGCGGGAAGAAGGTGTCGACCAGCGTCGGCTCCGCCGCCGACGGGACGCTCGTACGGGCCCTGCAGCGCGCCGGGATCGACCCGGCGAGCGGCGTCGAGAAGCTCAACCAGCAGCCCAGCGTGGGCGCTTCGGCGCTCCAGGCGGGCAGCGTGGACGCCCTCTCGCAGTTCGTGGCGTGGCCCGGGCAGCTGGCGTACGAAGGCCGGGCCAAAGCCCTGTACGACGGCGCCGAGCTGAACCTGCCGACCTTCCACGGGGTCACGGTCCGGGAGGAGTTCGCCCGGGAGCGGCCCGGTGTGCTGGAGGACTTCCTGCGGGCGCAGCTCAAGGCCACCGACCACCTGCGCACGGAACCCGTGGCGGCGGCCGAGTCGGTGGCGAAGGAGACGGGGCTGCCCGCGGAGGTGGTGTACCTCTACAACGGGGCGAACGGCATCGCCACCTTCGACCCGGCCCTGCGCCCGGAGCTGATCGACGCGCTGAAGCAGGACGTGCCGGTACTGAAGGACGCCAAGCTGGTCGCCGGCGTCGACGTGGACGCCTTCGTGGACCCGGAGCCCCTCAAGCGGGCTTCGGAGGGTACGCAGCAGTACCCGGCGGCGGCGGCCGCCCGCTCCGAGCTGTGGCTGAAGGGCCAGACCCGTACCCAGAGCTTCGACTCCCCGCGCGAGTTGCTGAAGGCGGCGCGCGGCGGGGACGTCCGGGCTGCGTACGTGCCGGACGCGGTGACCGGGACCCTGTGGTTCGCGGACAAGGCCGTGTGGGTGGCCGAGGGTCCGGAGCTGCGGGCCTTCGTCACCCCGGCGGGCGCGAAGGCGTACGTCGACGCGCACAAGGGGTCGGGGGCGCGGATCGTGGACTTCGCCGAGGCCGGGGCCCTGGCGTCATGA
- a CDS encoding ABC transporter permease, with amino-acid sequence MTVGRWALRAASLGAALLVWQGLTSLDVNLWLRFEQFPTVDEVASTFWQRAREDAYWHDLGFSLRRIVSGFALAAVLGIAVGTAIARSRIAEDLIGPLLEVLRPIPAIALVPVAILLFPSNEQGIVFITFAAAFFPVLVSTRHAVRALTPVWEEAVLTMGGGRGRVLFSVVLPGALPGIFGGLSVGIGVSWICVISAEMISGEYGVGYRTWQDYTVVDYPGVFVGMVTIGALGWLTSTAVERAGRRLTRWLPSRDASGPVPSSAAARPRTGRGPRRPSRTPDHAAPAGAAVTGPAGPAGPTGPGSAPETSPERTREVTR; translated from the coding sequence ATGACGGTCGGCCGCTGGGCGCTGCGGGCGGCTTCGCTCGGCGCGGCCCTGCTGGTGTGGCAGGGGCTGACCTCGCTGGACGTGAACCTGTGGCTGCGCTTCGAGCAGTTCCCGACGGTGGACGAGGTGGCCTCGACGTTCTGGCAGCGGGCGCGGGAGGACGCGTACTGGCACGACCTCGGGTTCAGCCTGCGCCGGATCGTGTCGGGCTTCGCGCTCGCCGCCGTCCTCGGGATCGCGGTGGGCACGGCGATCGCCCGGTCCCGGATCGCGGAGGACCTGATCGGCCCGCTGCTGGAGGTGCTGCGGCCGATCCCGGCCATCGCCCTGGTGCCGGTGGCGATCCTGCTGTTCCCCTCGAACGAGCAGGGGATCGTCTTCATCACCTTCGCCGCCGCGTTCTTCCCGGTGCTGGTCTCGACGCGGCACGCGGTGCGGGCGCTGACGCCGGTGTGGGAGGAGGCCGTCCTGACGATGGGTGGCGGCCGGGGGCGGGTGCTCTTCTCGGTGGTCCTGCCGGGCGCCCTGCCGGGCATCTTCGGCGGGCTGTCCGTCGGCATCGGCGTCTCGTGGATCTGCGTGATCTCGGCGGAGATGATCTCCGGCGAGTACGGGGTCGGCTACCGGACCTGGCAGGACTACACGGTGGTCGACTACCCGGGCGTCTTCGTCGGCATGGTCACCATCGGCGCGCTGGGCTGGCTGACGTCCACGGCGGTGGAGCGGGCCGGCCGCCGCCTGACGCGCTGGCTGCCCTCGCGCGACGCCTCCGGCCCGGTCCCGTCCTCCGCCGCCGCCCGGCCCCGTACGGGGCGGGGCCCGCGGCGCCCGTCCCGTACTCCCGACCACGCCGCACCGGCCGGTGCGGCCGTCACGGGCCCGGCCGGCCCGGCCGGTCCGACCGGTCCGGGTTCCGCACCCGAGACCTCCCCCGAGCGGACCCGAGAGGTGACCCGATGA
- a CDS encoding ABC transporter ATP-binding protein, translated as MSPTRADTRTGPGAAAHAAPPGARLALRGVRLGHRGNAVLDGVDLTVEPGEVLAVVGPSGCGKSTLLRTLAGLLAPLDGAVEQDGAPVRGPDAGRALVFQDDALLPWRTVRANVELPLAIRGNARAPRRRTAGEWLERVGLAGHAHKLPHQLSGGQRQRVQLARALAARPRAVLMDEPFGALDAQTRAEMQDLLVEVLAGTGATVVFVTHDVDEALFLGDRVALLGTGAVVPVPAPRDRAASHAGLRQQIINSL; from the coding sequence ATGAGCCCGACCCGGGCAGACACCCGGACCGGCCCCGGCGCTGCGGCGCACGCCGCGCCGCCCGGGGCGCGGCTCGCGCTGCGCGGCGTACGGCTCGGGCACCGCGGGAACGCGGTGCTCGACGGGGTCGACCTGACGGTCGAGCCCGGGGAGGTGCTCGCCGTCGTGGGCCCGTCCGGCTGCGGCAAGTCCACGCTGCTGCGCACCCTCGCGGGGCTGCTGGCGCCGCTCGACGGCGCGGTGGAACAGGACGGCGCCCCGGTGCGCGGCCCGGACGCCGGCCGGGCGCTGGTCTTCCAGGACGACGCCCTGCTCCCCTGGCGGACGGTCCGGGCCAACGTCGAACTCCCGCTCGCCATCCGCGGGAACGCCCGGGCTCCCCGGCGCCGTACCGCCGGGGAGTGGCTGGAGCGCGTGGGTCTGGCCGGACACGCGCACAAGCTCCCGCACCAGCTCTCCGGCGGGCAGCGCCAGCGCGTCCAGCTGGCCCGCGCGCTCGCCGCGCGCCCCCGGGCCGTCCTCATGGACGAGCCCTTCGGCGCGCTGGACGCCCAGACCCGCGCCGAGATGCAGGACCTCCTCGTGGAGGTTCTCGCGGGCACCGGCGCGACCGTCGTCTTCGTCACGCACGACGTGGACGAGGCGCTGTTCCTCGGGGACCGCGTCGCCCTGCTCGGTACCGGCGCGGTGGTGCCCGTACCGGCGCCGCGGGACCGGGCCGCCTCGCACGCCGGACTCCGGCAGCAGATCATCAACTCACTCTGA
- a CDS encoding fumarate reductase/succinate dehydrogenase flavoprotein subunit, whose protein sequence is MDIPAIGDAEEISCDVLVIGGGTAGTMAALTAAERGARVLLLEKAHVRHSGALAMGMDGVNNAVVPGRAEPDDYVAEITRANDGVVDQSTVRQTATRGFAMVQRLESYGVKFEKDEHGEYAVRQVHRSGSYVLPMPEGKDVKKVLYRQLRRREMRELIRIENRVMPVRVLTAPDDGRAIGAAAFNTRTGAFVTVRAGAVVLATGPCGRLGLPASGYLYGTYENPTNAGDGYAMAYHAGAALTGIECFQINPLIKDYNGPACAYVANPFGGYQVNRHGERFVDSDYWSGQMMAEFAAELASDRGPVFLKLSHLPEESVASLESILHTTERPTRGTFHANRGHDYRTHDIEMHISEIGLCGGHSASGVRVDDHARTTVPRLYAAGDLASVPHNYMIGAFVFGDLAGADAARYSPYEGELPAGQLAAAHELVYRPLRHPDGPPQPQVEYKLRRFVNDYVAPPKTGAKLSLAVEAFDRMAGEIEEMGATTAHELMRCAEVSFIRDCAEMAARASLARTESRWGLYHERTDHPQRDDAGWLHHLDLRKSASGAMEFTARPVEPYLVPVDGFTPVGGPERHLGEVELVPVATAGPRRTPPAARAGSAAAATSAGTTAAAAGTAGTAVGSSPRILELLALAEESPDLTALHPYLTDADPAVRGAAVATLGETVPAGAGPALAARLADGDPAVRAAAAGALRELLEVLPGDPGLAAGLRAALAVPDPAVRAAALEALRALRLGDAGLYAAALADAEVDVRIHAVRGLVSVDAATELAAAAGDPAREVRVAVAKGLAAVRDPAPAPLDPLLSDADPLVRGAALGALASVGCPDGYARTAVAALADPAWQVRAGAAAGLSAAAAGTAVPALATALADADADVRKAAVLALLAHRESGEARAALATAVADPDADVRAYAARA, encoded by the coding sequence ATGGACATCCCCGCGATCGGCGACGCCGAGGAAATCTCCTGCGACGTCCTCGTCATCGGCGGCGGCACCGCCGGCACGATGGCGGCGCTGACCGCCGCCGAGCGCGGGGCGCGCGTGCTGCTGCTGGAGAAGGCGCACGTCCGCCACTCCGGCGCCCTCGCCATGGGCATGGACGGGGTCAACAACGCGGTCGTCCCCGGCCGCGCCGAGCCGGACGACTACGTCGCCGAGATCACCCGCGCCAACGACGGCGTCGTCGACCAGTCCACGGTGCGGCAGACGGCCACCCGCGGCTTCGCGATGGTGCAGCGCCTGGAGTCGTACGGGGTGAAGTTCGAGAAGGACGAGCACGGCGAGTACGCGGTGCGCCAGGTCCACCGGTCGGGCTCGTACGTGCTGCCCATGCCGGAGGGCAAGGACGTCAAGAAGGTCCTCTACCGGCAGCTGCGGCGCCGCGAGATGCGCGAGCTGATCCGGATCGAGAACCGGGTGATGCCGGTGCGGGTCCTCACCGCGCCCGACGACGGCCGGGCGATCGGCGCGGCCGCTTTCAACACCCGCACCGGCGCGTTCGTGACCGTGCGCGCCGGGGCGGTGGTCCTGGCCACCGGCCCCTGCGGGCGGCTCGGGCTACCGGCGTCGGGCTACCTGTACGGCACGTACGAGAACCCGACGAACGCCGGTGACGGCTACGCCATGGCCTACCACGCGGGCGCCGCGCTGACCGGTATCGAGTGCTTCCAGATCAACCCGCTGATCAAGGACTACAACGGTCCGGCGTGCGCGTACGTCGCGAACCCGTTCGGCGGCTACCAGGTCAACCGGCACGGCGAGCGGTTCGTGGACTCCGACTACTGGTCGGGGCAGATGATGGCGGAGTTCGCAGCCGAACTCGCCTCCGACCGGGGCCCGGTGTTCCTGAAGCTCAGCCACCTGCCGGAGGAGTCCGTGGCCTCCCTCGAATCGATCCTGCACACCACGGAGCGGCCGACCCGCGGCACCTTCCACGCGAACCGCGGCCACGACTACCGCACCCACGACATCGAGATGCACATCTCGGAGATCGGCCTGTGCGGCGGGCACTCGGCCTCGGGCGTCCGCGTCGACGACCACGCCCGCACCACCGTCCCGCGGCTGTACGCGGCCGGTGACCTGGCCTCCGTACCGCACAACTACATGATCGGCGCCTTCGTCTTCGGCGATCTGGCGGGCGCGGACGCCGCCCGGTACTCCCCGTACGAGGGCGAGCTGCCCGCCGGCCAGCTGGCGGCCGCGCACGAGCTGGTCTACCGGCCGCTGCGCCATCCGGACGGGCCGCCGCAACCGCAGGTGGAGTACAAGCTGCGGCGGTTCGTGAACGACTACGTGGCCCCGCCGAAGACGGGCGCGAAGCTGTCCCTCGCCGTGGAGGCCTTCGACCGGATGGCCGGCGAGATCGAGGAGATGGGCGCCACCACCGCGCACGAGCTGATGCGGTGCGCGGAGGTGTCCTTCATCCGGGACTGCGCGGAGATGGCCGCCCGGGCCTCGCTGGCCCGGACGGAGTCGCGCTGGGGTCTCTACCACGAGCGGACCGACCATCCGCAGCGGGACGACGCGGGCTGGCTGCACCACCTGGACCTGCGCAAGTCGGCGTCGGGGGCGATGGAGTTCACCGCGCGGCCGGTGGAGCCGTACCTGGTGCCGGTGGACGGGTTCACCCCCGTGGGCGGCCCCGAGCGGCACCTGGGCGAGGTCGAACTGGTGCCGGTGGCGACGGCCGGTCCCCGGCGTACGCCTCCGGCGGCGCGGGCGGGCTCGGCGGCCGCGGCGACGTCCGCCGGAACCACCGCGGCCGCCGCCGGGACTGCCGGGACTGCCGTCGGCTCCTCGCCGCGGATCCTCGAACTCCTCGCGCTCGCCGAGGAGTCCCCGGACCTCACCGCCCTGCACCCGTACCTGACCGACGCGGATCCGGCCGTGCGGGGCGCCGCGGTGGCCACGCTCGGCGAGACCGTGCCGGCCGGCGCCGGACCGGCGCTGGCGGCCCGGCTCGCGGACGGCGACCCCGCGGTACGGGCCGCCGCCGCGGGGGCGCTGCGGGAGCTGCTGGAGGTCCTGCCGGGCGATCCCGGCCTGGCGGCCGGGCTGCGGGCGGCCCTCGCGGTGCCGGACCCGGCGGTGCGCGCGGCCGCGCTCGAAGCGCTGCGGGCGCTGCGGCTCGGGGACGCCGGGCTGTACGCGGCCGCGCTCGCGGACGCCGAGGTGGACGTACGGATCCATGCGGTGCGGGGTCTGGTGTCCGTGGACGCGGCGACGGAGCTGGCCGCGGCCGCCGGGGACCCGGCCCGCGAGGTCAGGGTGGCCGTCGCCAAGGGCCTGGCCGCGGTGCGCGATCCGGCGCCGGCGCCGCTGGACCCGCTGCTCTCGGACGCCGACCCGCTGGTGCGGGGTGCGGCGCTGGGCGCGCTGGCCTCGGTCGGCTGCCCGGACGGCTACGCCCGTACCGCGGTGGCGGCCCTGGCCGATCCGGCCTGGCAGGTGCGCGCGGGGGCGGCGGCCGGGCTGTCGGCGGCCGCCGCGGGGACGGCCGTACCGGCCCTGGCGACGGCCTTGGCCGACGCCGACGCGGACGTCCGCAAGGCGGCGGTGCTGGCGCTGCTGGCCCACCGGGAATCGGGGGAGGCCCGGGCGGCCCTCGCCACGGCGGTCGCCGACCCCGACGCGGACGTCCGGGCGTACGCGGCCCGCGCCTGA
- the nuoN gene encoding NADH-quinone oxidoreductase subunit NuoN — protein sequence MSTLTSAHSLWTLAADTPAGRIPAPVIEYAQLAPTLIVVGAAVVGILVEAFVPRKSRYYVQVFLAFAALASAFAAVVGLAAGGYGSTKAHIAAMGAIAVDGPALFLQGTILLASVVAVFTFAERRLDPAAHGNRVDSFAAQAASVPGSDSEKAAVKAGFTTTEVFPLALFAIAGMLIFPAANDLLTLFVALEVFSLPLYLLCAVARRQRLMSQEAAVKYFLLGAFSSAFLLFGIALLYGYAGSVSYAVIADVVDGTITKIDPALAGTMGNDVLLLMGGALIMTGLLFKVGAVPFHMWTPDVYQGAPTPVTGFMAAATKVAAFGALLRLLYVVLPGLRWDWRPVMWAVAIVTMLAGAVIAVTQTDVKRLLAYSSVAHAGFILAGVIATSEEGVQSVLFYLLAYSFVTIGAFAVVTLVRDAGGEATHLSKWAGLGRRSPLTAAVFAVFLLAFAGIPLTSGFTGKFAVFSAAAEGGAGALVVIGVLSSAIAAFFYIRVIVLMFFSEPKADGPTVAVPSPLTMTTIAVGVAVTLVLGLAPQYFLELAGQASTFVR from the coding sequence GTGAGCACACTGACTTCCGCCCACAGCCTGTGGACACTGGCGGCCGACACGCCGGCCGGCCGGATCCCGGCGCCGGTCATCGAGTACGCGCAGCTCGCTCCCACGCTGATCGTGGTGGGCGCGGCGGTCGTCGGGATCCTCGTGGAGGCCTTCGTGCCCCGCAAGTCCCGCTACTACGTCCAGGTTTTCCTCGCCTTCGCCGCGCTGGCCTCGGCCTTCGCCGCGGTGGTCGGCCTCGCGGCCGGCGGGTACGGCTCGACGAAGGCGCACATCGCCGCTATGGGCGCCATCGCCGTGGACGGCCCCGCGCTCTTCCTGCAGGGCACCATCCTGCTGGCGTCGGTCGTCGCGGTCTTCACCTTCGCCGAGCGGCGCCTGGACCCGGCCGCGCACGGCAACCGGGTGGACTCCTTCGCCGCCCAGGCAGCGTCGGTACCGGGCAGCGACAGCGAGAAGGCAGCGGTCAAGGCGGGGTTCACCACCACCGAGGTCTTCCCGCTGGCCCTGTTCGCGATCGCCGGAATGCTGATCTTCCCGGCGGCCAACGACCTGCTGACGCTGTTCGTCGCCCTGGAGGTCTTCTCCCTCCCGCTGTACCTGCTCTGCGCCGTCGCCCGCCGCCAGCGGCTGATGTCGCAGGAGGCCGCGGTGAAGTACTTCCTGCTGGGCGCCTTCTCCTCCGCCTTCCTCCTCTTCGGCATCGCGCTGCTCTACGGCTACGCGGGCTCCGTGTCGTACGCGGTGATCGCCGACGTGGTCGACGGCACGATCACGAAGATCGACCCGGCGCTGGCCGGCACCATGGGCAACGACGTGCTGCTGCTCATGGGCGGTGCGCTGATCATGACGGGCCTGCTCTTCAAGGTCGGTGCGGTCCCCTTCCACATGTGGACCCCGGACGTCTACCAGGGCGCCCCCACCCCGGTCACCGGCTTCATGGCGGCGGCGACGAAGGTGGCCGCGTTCGGCGCCCTGCTGCGACTGCTGTACGTGGTCCTGCCGGGCCTGCGCTGGGACTGGCGTCCGGTGATGTGGGCGGTCGCCATCGTCACGATGCTGGCGGGCGCGGTGATCGCCGTGACCCAGACGGACGTCAAGCGGCTCCTGGCGTACTCCTCCGTCGCGCACGCCGGCTTCATCCTGGCCGGTGTGATCGCGACCTCGGAGGAGGGCGTCCAGTCCGTCCTCTTCTACCTGCTCGCCTACTCCTTCGTGACGATCGGCGCGTTCGCGGTGGTCACGCTGGTGCGCGACGCGGGCGGAGAGGCGACGCACCTGTCCAAGTGGGCGGGTCTGGGCCGGCGTTCGCCGCTGACCGCGGCCGTCTTCGCGGTGTTCCTGCTCGCCTTCGCCGGCATCCCGCTGACGTCCGGCTTCACGGGCAAGTTCGCCGTGTTCAGCGCGGCGGCGGAGGGCGGCGCCGGAGCGCTGGTCGTGATCGGTGTCCTGTCGTCCGCGATCGCCGCGTTCTTCTACATCCGGGTGATCGTCCTGATGTTCTTCAGCGAGCCGAAGGCCGACGGCCCGACGGTGGCCGTCCCCTCGCCGCTGACGATGACGACCATCGCGGTGGGCGTCGCGGTCACCCTGGTACTGGGCCTGGCGCCGCAGTACTTCCTGGAACTGGCGGGACAGGCGAGCACCTTCGTCCGCTGA
- a CDS encoding NADH-quinone oxidoreductase subunit M: protein MDFPLLTVTAAVPAVGAILTAAVPAARRTAAKWLALFFSLVTLALAVLVAVRFEPGGDRYQLTESRPWIADFGVRYELGVDGIGVVLIGLTALLIPFVIAAGWHDADPLAEPTSGSATWQPSRWRPTQGFFALILMVEAMVIISFEATDVFLFYIFFEAMLIPMYFLIGGFGDRAHSGSDENAAAQRSYAAVKFLLYNLVGGLIMLAAVIGLYVVAGNFSLQEITAARAAGTLDMATNTERLLFLGFFFAFAVKAPLWPLHTWLPNAMGESTAPVAVLITAVVDKVGTFAMLRFCLGLFPDASKWATPVILVLALISIVYGALVAVGQRDIKRLVAYASISHFGFIILGIFAMTSQGQSGATLYMVNHGLSTAALMLVAGFLISRRGSRLIADYGGVQKVAPVLAGTFLIGGLATLSLPGLAPFVSEFLVLVGTFARYPVVGIIATVGIVLAALYTLVLYQRTMTGPVKEEVRTMPDLHLREVLVVAPLIALLIGLGVYPKVLTDIVNPAVEHTMSDVKQTDPKPEVAVEAKNGEEAK from the coding sequence ATGGACTTCCCGCTTCTGACGGTCACGGCCGCGGTGCCCGCGGTCGGCGCGATCCTCACGGCGGCCGTCCCGGCCGCCCGCCGGACCGCCGCCAAGTGGCTCGCGCTGTTCTTCTCGCTGGTGACACTGGCCCTGGCCGTGCTCGTCGCGGTCCGCTTCGAACCCGGTGGCGACCGCTACCAGCTCACCGAATCCCGTCCCTGGATCGCCGACTTCGGCGTCCGCTACGAACTGGGCGTGGACGGGATCGGCGTCGTCCTCATCGGACTCACCGCGCTCCTGATCCCCTTCGTGATCGCGGCCGGCTGGCACGACGCCGACCCGCTGGCAGAGCCCACGAGCGGCTCCGCCACGTGGCAGCCCTCGCGCTGGCGCCCGACCCAGGGCTTCTTCGCCCTGATCCTGATGGTCGAGGCGATGGTGATCATCTCCTTCGAGGCCACCGACGTCTTCCTCTTCTACATCTTCTTCGAAGCCATGCTCATCCCGATGTACTTCCTCATCGGCGGCTTCGGGGACCGGGCCCACTCGGGCAGCGACGAGAACGCGGCCGCGCAGCGCAGCTACGCGGCGGTCAAGTTCCTCCTCTACAACCTGGTCGGCGGCCTGATCATGCTGGCCGCCGTCATCGGCCTGTACGTGGTCGCGGGGAACTTCTCGCTCCAGGAGATCACCGCCGCCCGCGCCGCCGGCACCCTGGACATGGCGACCAACACCGAGCGGCTGCTGTTCCTCGGCTTCTTCTTCGCGTTCGCAGTGAAGGCACCGCTGTGGCCGCTGCACACCTGGCTGCCGAACGCGATGGGCGAGTCCACCGCCCCGGTCGCCGTCCTGATCACCGCGGTCGTCGACAAGGTCGGCACCTTCGCGATGCTCCGCTTCTGCCTCGGGCTCTTCCCCGACGCCAGCAAGTGGGCCACGCCGGTGATCCTCGTCCTGGCCCTGATCAGCATCGTCTACGGGGCGCTGGTGGCCGTCGGCCAGCGGGACATCAAGCGGCTGGTGGCCTACGCCTCCATCTCGCACTTCGGCTTCATCATCCTGGGCATCTTCGCGATGACCTCCCAGGGCCAGTCCGGTGCCACCCTCTACATGGTCAACCACGGCCTGTCGACGGCGGCGCTCATGCTGGTGGCCGGCTTCCTGATCTCGAGGCGCGGCTCGCGGCTCATCGCCGACTACGGCGGCGTCCAGAAGGTGGCCCCGGTCCTCGCCGGGACCTTCCTGATCGGCGGCCTCGCCACGCTCTCGCTGCCGGGCCTCGCGCCCTTCGTCAGCGAGTTCCTGGTCCTGGTGGGCACGTTCGCCCGCTACCCGGTCGTCGGGATCATCGCCACCGTCGGCATCGTGCTGGCCGCGCTCTACACGCTCGTGCTCTACCAGCGCACGATGACCGGGCCCGTGAAGGAGGAGGTCCGCACGATGCCGGACCTGCACCTGCGCGAGGTCCTGGTGGTCGCCCCGCTGATCGCGCTGCTGATCGGGCTGGGCGTCTACCCGAAGGTCCTCACCGACATCGTCAACCCGGCGGTGGAGCACACCATGTCGGACGTGAAGCAGACGGACCCGAAGCCCGAGGTCGCCGTCGAAGCCAAGAACGGGGAGGAGGCGAAGTGA